A genomic region of Campylobacter corcagiensis contains the following coding sequences:
- a CDS encoding 5'-methylthioadenosine/adenosylhomocysteine nucleosidase, with translation MKIAILGAMPEEIEPFLDEFECEKIDYANNSFYITNFKNHELIIAYSKIGKVNSTLTATIMIEKFKAQILLFTGVAGALKEGLKIGDILYATSVVQHDLDITAFGHPYGFVPGSPIFVETDKKLNEIALKTAKNLGLNITPGIIASGDQFINSNEKKEWIKTTFNASAAEMEGASVGQVCHALNVGYFLMRSISDEACESAEFDFDDFMVESAKKSAEFMLKMIENL, from the coding sequence ATGAAAATAGCAATTCTTGGTGCTATGCCAGAAGAGATTGAGCCATTTTTAGATGAATTTGAGTGCGAAAAGATAGATTATGCTAACAATAGCTTTTATATTACAAATTTTAAAAATCATGAATTAATCATAGCTTATTCTAAAATAGGCAAGGTAAACTCCACTCTTACAGCTACCATTATGATAGAGAAATTCAAAGCTCAGATTTTGCTTTTTACAGGAGTTGCGGGGGCTTTAAAAGAAGGACTTAAAATAGGCGATATACTCTATGCTACAAGCGTAGTCCAACACGATCTTGATATTACCGCCTTTGGACATCCGTATGGTTTCGTGCCAGGAAGTCCTATATTTGTAGAAACTGACAAAAAATTAAATGAAATAGCCCTTAAAACTGCTAAAAATTTAGGACTTAATATAACTCCAGGAATCATAGCAAGTGGTGATCAGTTTATAAACTCAAATGAAAAAAAAGAGTGGATAAAAACTACCTTTAACGCCAGTGCTGCTGAGATGGAAGGAGCTAGTGTGGGGCAAGTTTGCCATGCTTTAAATGTAGGGTATTTTCTAATGAGATCAATTAGTGATGAAGCTTGCGAAAGTGCTGAGTTTGACTTTGATGATTTTATGGTAGAAAGTGCTAAAAAAAGTGCTGAATTTATGCTAAAAATGATAGAAAATTTATAG
- a CDS encoding FKBP-type peptidyl-prolyl cis-trans isomerase, whose protein sequence is MTNRTITMSYVLRDFNSKSTLEQSPQPIKFITGLGQIMPKLEEEVLALSDGDKKIITILAKDAAGEYDASAIKSIPKEEFAGIDLKEGMELFGEGENGQTVRVVVKAIGDDEVMVDFNHPFAGMDLEFDIEVIENRQANENEVKTGMPDGVVHSCGCGDHDDDHECCGGHHHDEDHECCGGNGCGCH, encoded by the coding sequence ATGACAAATAGAACAATAACAATGTCATATGTGCTTAGGGATTTTAACTCTAAGTCTACTTTAGAACAGAGCCCACAACCGATTAAATTTATAACTGGTCTTGGGCAAATTATGCCAAAATTAGAAGAAGAGGTTCTTGCTTTAAGCGATGGTGATAAAAAAATTATTACTATTTTAGCAAAAGATGCAGCTGGTGAGTATGATGCTTCGGCTATTAAATCTATTCCAAAAGAGGAATTTGCAGGTATAGATTTAAAAGAAGGTATGGAGCTCTTTGGCGAAGGCGAAAATGGTCAAACTGTAAGAGTTGTAGTAAAAGCTATTGGAGATGATGAGGTTATGGTTGATTTTAATCATCCTTTTGCAGGAATGGATTTAGAATTTGATATTGAAGTTATTGAAAATAGACAAGCAAATGAAAATGAGGTAAAAACTGGTATGCCTGATGGTGTTGTGCATAGTTGTGGATGTGGTGATCACGATGATGATCATGAGTGTTGTGGTGGCCACCATCATGATGAAGATCATGAATGTTGTGGCGGCAATGGATGTGGGTGCCACTGA
- the fabD gene encoding ACP S-malonyltransferase — translation MKYAFIFPGQGSQSPGMGKDMYDNFTQSREILDRASDFCKIDFKTLLFIKNDNLGISKFTQPAVVLNSFMCYLAVEESLNLKPELTLGHSLGEFSALGVSGGIDLLDTIKLVNKRGELMQKACEGKNATMMVVLGLEDSIVEEICESAREDGKQVWAANYNSDGQIVVAGVRSDLESLEKTFKDAGAKRALVLDMSVSSHCPMLSSASDALVEELKPLLRDSFSPVISNVTSKPYSTKDEALTLLKDQLVKPVLYKQSILNIEQNIDCFIEFGATTLKGINKKITNKPTFSITDAKSLDEFMKFHEENA, via the coding sequence ATGAAGTATGCTTTTATTTTTCCAGGTCAGGGCTCTCAAAGTCCTGGCATGGGAAAGGATATGTATGATAACTTTACTCAATCAAGAGAGATTTTAGATAGAGCAAGTGATTTTTGTAAGATAGATTTTAAAACACTGCTTTTTATTAAAAATGACAATCTTGGAATTTCAAAATTTACCCAACCTGCTGTTGTTTTAAACTCTTTTATGTGCTACCTTGCTGTGGAAGAGAGCTTAAATTTAAAGCCAGAACTAACTCTTGGCCACTCTCTTGGGGAGTTTAGTGCTCTTGGTGTAAGTGGCGGTATAGATCTTCTTGATACTATAAAGCTAGTAAATAAGCGTGGTGAGCTTATGCAAAAAGCCTGTGAAGGTAAAAATGCCACTATGATGGTTGTATTAGGTCTTGAAGACTCAATTGTAGAAGAAATTTGCGAAAGCGCTAGAGAAGATGGCAAGCAAGTATGGGCTGCTAATTACAATAGCGATGGTCAAATAGTTGTAGCTGGAGTAAGAAGTGATCTTGAAAGTTTAGAAAAAACATTTAAAGATGCAGGTGCAAAAAGAGCCTTGGTTCTTGATATGAGTGTATCAAGTCACTGTCCGATGCTTAGCAGTGCAAGTGATGCACTTGTAGAAGAGTTAAAACCACTTCTTAGAGATAGTTTTAGCCCAGTTATATCAAATGTAACTTCAAAACCATACTCAACCAAAGACGAAGCTCTTACCTTGCTTAAGGATCAACTCGTAAAACCAGTTTTATATAAACAAAGCATTTTAAATATTGAACAAAACATTGACTGCTTTATTGAATTTGGAGCTACAACTTTAAAGGGTATAAATAAAAAGATTACAAATAAACCAACCTTTAGCATAACAGATGCAAAAAGCTTAGATGAGTTTATGAAATTTCACGAGGAGAACGCATGA
- a CDS encoding tRNA 2-thiocytidine biosynthesis TtcA family protein yields the protein MIEISKKLLRIVGQTNARYKMFEDGDKIALGLSGGKDSMVLAHTLKHFNSVSPLKWEFECVSISYGIGENFTLVTKNLEAHGIKHRVLDTKIFEVGREKIRQNSTFCSFCSRMRRGHLYTYALENGFNKLAIAHHFDDAAESFFMNFMYNGALRTLAPKYTAQNGLVIIRPLILARERQIRDCAIKNQIPLMNEEDSCPAKTYGGKEPVARASTKELLAKFEDENPKFFKSLMASFENIHLDTFL from the coding sequence ATGATAGAGATCAGCAAAAAACTTCTAAGAATAGTTGGTCAAACAAACGCAAGATATAAAATGTTTGAAGATGGCGATAAAATCGCTTTAGGCTTAAGTGGCGGTAAAGATAGTATGGTATTAGCTCACACGCTTAAGCATTTTAACTCTGTAAGCCCTTTAAAATGGGAATTTGAATGCGTTAGCATAAGTTATGGTATAGGTGAAAATTTCACATTAGTAACTAAAAATTTAGAAGCTCATGGCATAAAACACAGAGTCCTAGATACTAAAATTTTTGAAGTTGGTAGAGAAAAGATTAGGCAAAACTCAACTTTTTGTAGCTTTTGTAGCAGGATGCGAAGAGGGCATTTATATACTTATGCTCTTGAAAATGGCTTTAATAAGCTTGCTATTGCTCACCATTTTGATGATGCAGCAGAGAGTTTTTTTATGAATTTTATGTATAATGGTGCTTTGAGAACTCTAGCACCAAAATATACCGCTCAAAATGGTCTAGTAATTATTCGTCCACTTATTTTAGCTAGAGAGAGGCAAATTAGAGATTGTGCTATTAAAAATCAAATTCCACTTATGAATGAAGAAGATAGTTGTCCTGCTAAAACATATGGCGGTAAAGAGCCTGTTGCAAGAGCTTCCACAAAAGAGCTTTTGGCTAAATTTGAAGACGAAAATCCTAAATTTTTCAAAAGCCTAATGGCATCTTTTGAAAATATCCACCTTGATACATTTTTATAA